The following DNA comes from Thermoanaerobaculia bacterium.
CGGCAGGAAGCACTGGGCGATCGCGGAGGGCTACATCCCCGCCGAGAGCCGCGGACCGGCGCCCGAGATGACGAGCCACGAGGCGGTTTGCATCCTCAACGCGGGCGACCGGGAGGCGAACGTCGAGATCACGATTTTCTACGCGGACCGTGAGCCCGCCGGCCCCTACCGCGTCCGAGTTCCCGCCCGTCGCACCCGGCACGTCCGATTCAACGATCTCGCG
Coding sequences within:
- a CDS encoding sensory rhodopsin transducer; the protein is GRKHWAIAEGYIPAESRGPAPEMTSHEAVCILNAGDREANVEITIFYADREPAGPYRVRVPARRTRHVRFNDLADPEPIPRGTDYASRLDADVPVVVQHTRLDSRQAANALLSTIAFAGPE